From the Paenibacillus tianjinensis genome, the window CGCGTTGTCGGTCAAGCGGACATAACCGACATCAAAATTATCGAAACGAATACGGATGAGATTGTTCGAAGCATTTATCAGTCCGGATCTGCCGAGAAGCCGGAAGAGATGATCGCTGGCCTGCAGGATGAGAAAGAGGCCACACATGTCTAAAGCTCTAAAGGCTGCTGTCTCCACCTCAGGTGGAGGCTCTTCGTCAGGCCATTCCCCGGAAAACGGGCGACGGCTGCTGCTTGGTGCTTACTTTGATTTTATCCGTATCCGTTTCCTGACTATGCTGGCTTACCGGATTAATTATTATTCTGGTATTCTGATTTATACCCTTAATATCGGGGTGAATTATTTCACCTGGAAGGCCATATACGGTGGCGGTGAATCGTTAGGCGGCTTTACAGGTGCACAAATGACAACTTATGTTGCTGTCTCCTGGATGGCGAGGGCCTTTTATTTCAACAATCTGGACCGTGAGATTTCTACGGATATCCGTGACGGCAGCATCGCAATCCAGTTCATCCGGCCGTATAATTACGTGCTGGTCAAAATGATGCAGGGACTCGGCGAAGGACTGTTCCGATTCATGATGCTGATGATTCCGGGGATGATCATTGCGGTCCTGCTGTTTCCTGTGCAGCTGCCGACAGAGCCTTCAGCCTGGATTGGATTCCTGGTCATGCTCTTCTTCAGCTTCCTGATCAGCTCGCAGATTAATGTGATCACAGGCCTGACGGCCTTTTTTGTCGAGAACAATGAAGGTGTAATGCGGATGAAGCGGGTAATCGTAGATCTGTTCTCCGGTCTGATCGTTCCGATCAGCCTGTTTCCGGGCTGGCTGTCGTCTGTGCTTCACGTGTTGCCTTTCCAAGCCATAACTTACCTGCCGGGTTCCGTATTTACGGGCCGGGTACAAGGGGTAGGCATCTGGAATGTGCTCGGTGTGCAGGTCTTCTGGTTCCTGGCACTGATCATTCCTATTGTCTGGCTATACCACGCGGCGCGTAAGCGGCTGTTCGTGCAGGGAGGTTGATGAAATGTATTACCTGGGATTATTATTTGAATATTTGAAAAATTATCTGAAAACCCGGTTAACCTACCGTGCCGATTTTTGGGTGGAGGTCATCTCGGATCTGCTGTTTCAGGCGACCAACTTTATCTTTATTCTAGTTATCTTCATGCATACGGACAGGCTGGGCGGCTGGAATCAGAATGAAGTAGTGTTTGTCTACGGCTTCTTTATGGTGCCCTTTGGCGTCTTCAGCTGCTTTGTGAATATGTGGGGCTTCAGCGAGCGATACATTGTTAAAGGCGAGATGGACCGTGTCCTGACGCGTCCGGCGCATAATCTGTTTCAGATTTTCCTGGAAAATGTCGATCCGCCATCGCTGGTCGGTTCGTTCATCGGACTGATTATTATGGCGATCAGCGGCGCAAATCTCGGCCTGCCTTTCGAATGGTGGACGATTCCGGCATTGCTTGTACTGACGTTAAGTGCGGTTGCTATATATACCGGGATCTATACGACCCTTACTTCTTTGTCGTTCTATTCCGATGCGCCGACCGGCATTTTGCCGCTGATGTACAATATTCAGACTTATGGACGTTATCCGGTAACGATTTACAACCGGGCGATTCAGGTCTTGCTTACCTGGATTGTTCCGTTTGCTTTTGTCGGAATCTATCCGGCGGCACTGTTCCTGCACAGGGATGAGATGAGAAGCATGGCTTTACTAACACCGGTAGTCGGCGCAGTGTTCCTGGGCATCGGACTCATAAGCTGGAATTACGGAGTCAAACGGTATAAGGGAGCAGGCTCTTAACAAAGATATGTTAGTTATTCAAGGCAGGCGGATGAGAAATCTCCGTTTGCCTTATTTTTTTGCCTTGCGAACTCCGTAAGAAAATACTATAAATATGCGATAAATATCCTAACCTCTCTATGCCTGAAATCTCATAATAAGAATAGACACAGGCCGATCTAGTAAAAGAAGGTGGAGTTCGATGAAAAGTTACAGTATAGGTGTCGATTTAGGCGGAACCAATATCAAAGCCGGGTTATTCAATGCTGACTTCACCGCAGTAGATGAAGTGTCCCTACATACTGAAGCAGCGGAAGGTCCGGCACATGTACTTGAGCGGATCAGGTTTACAGTGAAACAGCTGACGGAAGGGAATGGCATTGATCTCCAGCAGATTGAATGTATGGGGATGGGAATACCTGGCCTTTTGAACCCAGAAGAGGGACTGTCAATTTTCTCCCCGAACTTTCCGGGATGGGAGCAAATACAAATTGTGAATGAAATGAAGCAGCATTACGACTTCCCTGTTTATATTGATAATGATGTGCGGGTCAATTTATATGGGGAGTGGCTGCACGGTGCCGGAAAAAACTGCAGCAATCTGGTGATGATTACACTCGGTACAGGTCTGGGATCGGGAATTATTCATGAAGGAAAGGTATTGTACGGGACGACTTATAGCGCTGGGGAAATTGGGCATATGAATATGTACAGAGACGGCAGGCCCTGCCGCTGCGGCAGTTCCGGCTGTCTCGGACGGTATGTCTCAGCTGTAGGCATGGTCAATACCTTCAAAGAAAAGCTGGGAGCAGGCAAATCCAGTGTCATTCAGTCCTGGACGAACGGTGATAACGGGCAGATTACCGCATTAATGATCTCAGAGGCTTATGACCATGGAGATGAGCTCGCACTAGAAGTGATGCATGAGACAGGGAGACTGCTTGGTTTCGGGCTGGCAAATGTGATTAATCTGCTGAACCCGGAGAGAATCATAATCGGCGGAGGAATGGCGGCGGCCGGGGACAGGCTGCTGGGCGTTGTGCGCGAAACCGTGAACACCCATGCCTTGAAGCTGCCCCGCGGCAGATGCAGCATCTTACAGGCCGAGCTGGGCAGCCGTGCAGGTACATTAGGTGCTGCGGCATATGCTTATCAAAAATTTAAGGGATAGAGTCTGCTGCTTTGCTTTTTTTGAAAGATCAGCTTGGCATGATATGCTGTAGTTATCGATTAAGCAGGAGGGTAATGATGAAACAAGACATTCAGCATGTGCCTTATGGTTATGAGCCGCCGGCCAAGGAACGTAAGGGAAGCTTAATTTTCTATGATTCATTTGAGCGTATCACGGACCAGGAGCTGGAAATGGCTGCGAGAACTGCAGTAGATCGCAAATTTACTAAGCTGGTGCTTTATCCGCTGCATGAGGAAACAGTGAGACGTATGACAAAAGAGCCCGTCCAGTCGTACTACAAGCGGGAAGACCGTCTTCATGAGTGGAAAAGAGAGCAGGGGCTCCCGTTCGTCACCGTGGAGAGCCTGGAAGGAAAGCGGAAGAAATATACGCCGCTGGATTCTGCGCTTCGTCATATCAGTGATGTGTATCCTGCGCCGTATTTTCTCTATCTGACTCCGGAAATGGCTAATTTGTTTGCTTCTTATTCTTCGTTCGAGGAGTGGATTGTCAAGCTGCGTCTGCTCCTGTCAGAAGAACCTGTCCAGATTCACCCCCGCCTGGCAAAATTCCGCCACCGCTGGGATGTCGCCGGGGCAGACCGGGAGGAATGACGCTTTAGAATAAAGCATGCTTCAATTATGGGGGAGGCAGGTTTGGATGAATGAAGTGTTTAGATTAGATATCAGTCTGCAGCCTGATGCAGCCATTACACTGGTGAAGGAAGGGTTAACGGAACAATCAGAACTTCTGCATCAGGAGCTGCATAATCTTGGAGACGGCAGGATGATTGGGACACTGGTGTATGAACGTTATTTCTTCCGCACCGGTAATCAGGCTGCGCTGGTGGTAATCGTGGATAATTTGTGTGGGGTAAGCAAGGTACGGCTCATTCCGGCGGGAAGCTCAAACAGCATGCTTTTTAAAATTGATAGAGGTGCTGGTAAAAGCTTCGCCTCTTCTGTAGAGAAGATCCTGTCTCCCTACATTTTGAAATGAACACTATAGACCTGCACATGGCAGCATCGGCACGGTAATTATTTACCCGATGCTGCCTGCTTGCGTCTGTAGCTGTACATTTTCCATTGATAATGGATAAAGCAGCCGATGCAGAAGCCCAAGATAGCGACAGTTGCAGCGGTGGCTACCAGTGCAGTAAAAATATACCCAATGACCGTCCAGCCCG encodes:
- a CDS encoding ABC transporter permease, with product MLGAYFDFIRIRFLTMLAYRINYYSGILIYTLNIGVNYFTWKAIYGGGESLGGFTGAQMTTYVAVSWMARAFYFNNLDREISTDIRDGSIAIQFIRPYNYVLVKMMQGLGEGLFRFMMLMIPGMIIAVLLFPVQLPTEPSAWIGFLVMLFFSFLISSQINVITGLTAFFVENNEGVMRMKRVIVDLFSGLIVPISLFPGWLSSVLHVLPFQAITYLPGSVFTGRVQGVGIWNVLGVQVFWFLALIIPIVWLYHAARKRLFVQGG
- a CDS encoding ABC transporter permease, with translation MYYLGLLFEYLKNYLKTRLTYRADFWVEVISDLLFQATNFIFILVIFMHTDRLGGWNQNEVVFVYGFFMVPFGVFSCFVNMWGFSERYIVKGEMDRVLTRPAHNLFQIFLENVDPPSLVGSFIGLIIMAISGANLGLPFEWWTIPALLVLTLSAVAIYTGIYTTLTSLSFYSDAPTGILPLMYNIQTYGRYPVTIYNRAIQVLLTWIVPFAFVGIYPAALFLHRDEMRSMALLTPVVGAVFLGIGLISWNYGVKRYKGAGS
- a CDS encoding ROK family protein; its protein translation is MKSYSIGVDLGGTNIKAGLFNADFTAVDEVSLHTEAAEGPAHVLERIRFTVKQLTEGNGIDLQQIECMGMGIPGLLNPEEGLSIFSPNFPGWEQIQIVNEMKQHYDFPVYIDNDVRVNLYGEWLHGAGKNCSNLVMITLGTGLGSGIIHEGKVLYGTTYSAGEIGHMNMYRDGRPCRCGSSGCLGRYVSAVGMVNTFKEKLGAGKSSVIQSWTNGDNGQITALMISEAYDHGDELALEVMHETGRLLGFGLANVINLLNPERIIIGGGMAAAGDRLLGVVRETVNTHALKLPRGRCSILQAELGSRAGTLGAAAYAYQKFKG
- a CDS encoding DUF6054 family protein, which codes for MNEVFRLDISLQPDAAITLVKEGLTEQSELLHQELHNLGDGRMIGTLVYERYFFRTGNQAALVVIVDNLCGVSKVRLIPAGSSNSMLFKIDRGAGKSFASSVEKILSPYILK